The nucleotide window AAAACGTTGCGTATTCTCGACAAATGTTTATTAAGATATTGCGCATTTATTTTGCTACACAATCTACAATCGTACTAGAAGAACCGTATTTTTATTTAGATGATTCGGACCGGAAAATACTTAGTGAATTATTAGATGAACTTTGTGCTACTAAAAAGCTCATTGTTTTAGCCTCGAATTTGGAGGATGCATTAATTTCCTGTCATAAAATTTACCGATTAGATGAACAGGGCTTGAGACAATTAGATATTGCAGATACAGAGGAACAAAAAGAGGGAGTATATGAACAACCGAATTTAAAATTAGAAAAGATATCAACGAAGAAAAACGAAAAAATTATTTTATTTGATCCGCCAGAGATTGATTATATCGAAAGTTTAGAAGGAACAATCTTTGTTCATGTAGGGGGAGAAAGTTATTCGTGTGCAATGACTTTAATTGAGCTTGAAAAGAAACTGAAATCATATGGCTTCTTTAGGTGCCATCGATCATACATAGTAAACCTCCAAAAAGTCAGGGAAATTATTACCTGGACGAAAAATAGTTACAGCTTGCGATTAAATGCGGGGAAGGATTCGGTTGTACCTTTGTCGAGAACGAAACTACAGGATTTGAGGGATTTACTCAATATATAATTTCCTAGGAAATATTTTTACAAATTTAGTGGCAGTTCGGTACACTTCAACGGCAAATAGGTACATTTCGACGAAAAACTACGGCTATCCTTCATTTCTTTTTCTACAATTGGTGTAACAACTTAAAGGAGTGGTAAAGATGAACGTAATTTCTGTTCAAAATATTAAAAAACGCTTCGATCAAAAGGAAGCATTATCGGATGTGTCTTTTACAATACCTAAAGGAGAAATCTTTGGGTTTCTAGGTCCTAGTGGCTCAGGTAAAACAACTCTTATAAAAATACTGACTGCGCAGCTTCAACAAACAGGGGGCGAAGCAATGGTGCTTGGGGCACCAGCAATCGACATGCAGGCAGTAAAACAAAAGAAACGCTTCGGTATTTTAACGGATAATAGCGGATTATATGAGCGACTTACAATAGAAGAAAATTTAGAGGTTTTCCGTCAATTGTATGAATTACCAAAAAGCTCAGTTGATAAAGTGTTGGAATTTGTCAATTTAAAAGAGGATCGCAAAAAGAGAGTTAATCAATTATCAAAAGGAATGAGACAGCGTGTTACGCTTGCATGTGCAATTATTCATGAGCCTGAATTACTCTTCTTAGATGAACCTACATCTGCGTTAGATCCTGTGAATACCGCACATATATATAAAGGTCTTCGTTATTTAAATGAGCGAGGGACGACGATTTTTTTAACTACCCACGATATGACAGAGGCAGAAACACTTTGCAATC belongs to Solibacillus sp. FSL R7-0682 and includes:
- a CDS encoding LytTR family transcriptional regulator DNA-binding domain-containing protein → MIINEVFQKGKLLIPTINLTPQLHKIIGIQTDVQRKLVLINELKGNENIYLSTSNLGEYERHTVRELLKFFIGISGCAYKVDFLIEKFGLEDIKHVKIKNVAYSRQMFIKILRIYFATQSTIVLEEPYFYLDDSDRKILSELLDELCATKKLIVLASNLEDALISCHKIYRLDEQGLRQLDIADTEEQKEGVYEQPNLKLEKISTKKNEKIILFDPPEIDYIESLEGTIFVHVGGESYSCAMTLIELEKKLKSYGFFRCHRSYIVNLQKVREIITWTKNSYSLRLNAGKDSVVPLSRTKLQDLRDLLNI
- a CDS encoding ABC transporter ATP-binding protein, with the translated sequence MNVISVQNIKKRFDQKEALSDVSFTIPKGEIFGFLGPSGSGKTTLIKILTAQLQQTGGEAMVLGAPAIDMQAVKQKKRFGILTDNSGLYERLTIEENLEVFRQLYELPKSSVDKVLEFVNLKEDRKKRVNQLSKGMRQRVTLACAIIHEPELLFLDEPTSALDPVNTAHIYKGLRYLNERGTTIFLTTHDMTEAETLCNRVAILHKGVIQAIGVPKELKKQHRDGVLHVELKDGQVHELLMNEESGKQITHWLTMNQLDSIKTSEPSLGDIFMKLTGSEL